ACTACCTTGACAAGGAATGCCTCCACGAGGCAAACACTTTTCATGAAATTTCCTTCTTCCCCCTTTGGCTGTGCTAGATTTTCTATTGGAAGGTTACTCATTAAGAGTTGTCTTGTCTAATCTATAGAGCCAGACCTGTTTGTTAGCTTCCCCTTAGCCCTAGTTACAACCCCGTTTTAACTTTGGCTCTGATGCCACTTGCTACAAACTAGGATCTTGTGTGGTGCCTGAGCATCCAAAACTCAAGCATCCAAATGAGCACTACCGAGGCAGTTGTGAAAGGAAAACTAAGAATGCTTGAAAACGAGCAAGTGTAATACAATTAGGAAACTCTAATATACAAGACATTTGTCAATCTTTGAGATGATTACAAGTTACAGGGTACCCTATTTATAAGTAGTAAGGGAGATACTCTCCTCATGTTTCTAGTTTGGGTTCCAATATACTCATAAAACTCGTTAGGCACATCCAGCACTTCTAAGCTAATCTAAGCACCTCAAAAGTTGCTCTAAACTCCCCCAAGCACCTCAAAGTTGTTCCAAGCATCTCCAAGTACCTCAAAAGCACCTCTAAGAAGCTCCAGTCACCTTGAACGCCCCTCCAAGCAGCCCAGGCACCTTGAAAGGTCCTCCAAGGCTCCAAGTAGCTCCAACTACGTTCAAGCACCTCCAAACTGATTTAAGCACTTCAAGGTTGGGAACATTTTAGAAACCCTCATAGAATGCAAGATCACAAATCTATGCAATATTGGGTCCAAGACCTATGATATACAATACTGGTGTCTTTATACACATGCACAAACACTATGATATGCAGACTCTTCAACTTCACCAAACATACCACATTAACATTATGACAAAGATGCAGGAATGACACTCTTTTCAGATACTCCCATTTTCTTCAAAtacatatgtttaatttttgtttatttcttttttatcgtTCTACTTCCTTGACATATAGTTAtattgaaagaaagaaattttgctGGAAAGAGAACTTCTATAAGAATATTTAGtgacaagaaagaaaagataaggataaaagagaaaacaggGGGATTCTATTATGCTGTGTCCAAATCATTTTTAGTTGAGTTCCAATATCATAAATTTGGAGCTAAGCAAATACCATCATCCAAGACCTGCACCCAAAGCCATGCAATACACacatatatgaatatataactTTGTAGAGAATCAGCTAGTTTAGAATGTTAATCAGGTTCCTTTCAAGGGCATAAGCGGCTGCCAATAGAACCTTAAAATGATACCCACCCCCTGAGTGGATTCCCTAGTTTCTTGAACATCTATCCTACCGGTGGTAAAGGTAAAAGAAAGGTTCTCTGCCAACTCCCAAGGCGGAGGTATTTTCCCATATGTGACTCTCCAAAGGATCAAATTGTTCGAGCTCTCTCTGGTAGGGATGGGGATGGGTGGTCCATCCTCTGTTATTTTTCATTGCAGCTTCTAAGCCATGGTGGGGTTCCCTCCATCCCCTCTATCTCTGTTTTGGCGCTACTATTCTCAAGACAAATGCCACCTGCCGCATATCATACACTGGTCTGGGCAATAGCAGACACCTTGGCTGGCCTCCCATCCAGCCTAGCACCGTTGCTGGCCTTCTGGTTGGTTCATCCCACTCTTTTCTGTTAGACaaccaactttcctaaaagcttatGCTTGTTGAATTTGGGTCCACAATCGATATCATGTACTCCAACACTCGCCCTTGTGGGTAGCCTTTTTATAAGCTTACACGCCGACTTAATAAAGTGGGGAGATAAACATTCGGTGAGGTTCAAACACATAACCTCCCGTCAAacaaggctttgataccatgttagacaaccgattttcctaaaagcttaatgACCCACTTCTAATGCAAAGGCCTAATGGCCCATTTCTCAAGGATTAATATCTCCTGAGTCTCAGTCCAATTATCAGAATTCTCTAAGATTCCTGGGCTACCTCCATAGAAGTTACTCCTTGGGCTGCTCACATACTCTCTAACCCCATCTTGCCTTGCAGCATACTTTGCTATTTCCTCAAGATCAAATTCTTAACAATTTGTGTGATAATTGCCTCCAACAAAAAACATCCACATCAATGATTACATCATTTATTCTAATATGATTGTATATCAAGTAGATAAAGATTCAATTTTTGAAGCAAAGCCAACATTTTaagataatgattttttttttacataaattcacatatttaatttgaaataaggAATTAAATCTGGCTGtagtaaatataaattaaaactaaaaattcataattttttctaatcaccatttcttttaaatgtaattctaaataaataaaatgaattcagaatttgaaatattctgTAAAGCTGGCCTCTTTTGTTTAACAGAATTCCTTGGTTTATGACCAAGTTAATAATTAGGCATTTCATTTTTAGTGGATGATGTCTATGTTTCTGTACAAAAGGGGTTTTACTCCCTCTGTCAAAGTAGGCCACACAGAGGGCTAGCAATATGACTTTCTAGTGGTACTTGTCACAGGATTAAGTTCTTTCCTCTTAACATTAGTGGTGATGGTGTCCCTAAAAAACAACCTTTCATGGGATTAAAGCAAATAACATCCTTCATTTTGGAGAACGATaacatttgtttttgttgttgtctCATCCAACCATCAGAGCAGCTTTTTTGTCAGCTGACTAGTAACCCCTTATTTCTTTCCCTTGTCCCTGAATGTTCATCTGTCTAGTATTGATCCTAATAATGTTCTTTGATAACATGTGTCTCTAGGTTTTGATGACATGGATAGCATTTATGCATCCCCTGAAGATTTCAAAAACTTGGAGCGCAGGGACAAGGCAAGAGGGCTTCAATTGTTGGAGCACTTTGTGAAGAGTTCTCATGAATTTGGGGTACTGAAACTGCCTTCTCTTATGCATgcctaaaaaaattgatggatAACCAAAAAGGGTGCCATTTCAGTACTTTTTTTTGCAATATGGTTTTGATATTGGTTCAGATATTGGTTAATTCCGGATAAACCTATTTATATGCCATCTCCCCATCTTTACTATTtcaacttttcctttttattcaaAACAAGTTTAAACATAGTTGAAATGTGAATTTCAATGGTTCATGATGCCACATCTGTTGAACCAGGGATTCAGTATATTGTATTCAAGCAAAAGCTTTGTTAATTAGTGGCATCGTTTAAAGAAATGCTTATTCAGTTCCAAACTATATGTTGGTGTGTTTGTAGGTTTCTTGTGGAGCATGGATAAAGAAAGGTGATCCCAAGGAAGTCATATGCCATGAGGTCAAACGAATCCAGCCAGATTTACTGGTTGTGGGTTGCAGGGGTCTTGGACCTTTTCAGAGGTATGGCTACAACTTTATTTCCATGAACATTTCTGGTCCCCATAACTCTTGATGACCCACGTATCACAATTCATTTGTATCAATGCCAGATTGGGAGACCAAAGCTCCTTTTTCAACATATTTAAGGTTCCAGGAACCATTTCCATTACCTAGAAGGGAAATTTTATAGCTGCACCTTGACATTGTGAAATTCCTTTCCAGGATACCTAAGAAGGGAATTTAAATCGTGATATATTACTCAATTTGACCCGTGTGTATCTTCTTTGTAGGGTTTTTGTTGGAACTGTGAGTGAATTCTGTGTGAAGCATGCTGAATGCCCTGTCATCACCATCAAACGCAGGCCAGATGAAATTCCTCAGGACCCAGTTGATGACTGATTGTTTTGGAACGTACTTCCCTTTCCATTTCTCTTATTTGTTGATATGACTTTGTACTGACCATGCAATAGCTGTGATGAACtgaagaaattatttattgattgtGAAGTTTTAACCTGCAGAAGACACAGAATGGTGCATGAGGAACGCTCTAAGGTGTATACGACATTCAGACTGAGTTTGTTAAGTTGGTTGTTCTACTTCTTTATAGCTCAAGCTTGTGGAGCACATGTTGTTCGTTTgttttgcttttgaaaaatttaagataCTTGTCTAATGATATTAGGAAAAATGGAGATGTTATATTGCAAGCTGTGTGAGAGCAATGAGCAGAAGCTTCGCTCGTATAAATACAGCATCCAtacaaaaaatgatagaaaatgcAGCGAAAGCAGGAGGCTTAACACATCTTCTGCTTGACAAAAACTATCCATTCTCTTTAACATTACATGTAATGCTTAGACTTTTATACTGCCCTCTACTGTTCTCTTTACACATCCAAATGCAAAATGCATGCAAGTCGACGACCTCCATTTCAAGTTCGATGGTAATGTTAAAACTGTTTTTGCTTGACAAAAACTAGCCATTCTCTTTAACATTACATATTAAGAAAagttttaagaatattttttgaaatttgtttttaaaacacaaatttcaaacaaaccTTTGTGgtataaaacatgaaaaaaaaactgtttttgaaaactattctaaaaactgttttaaaaaacattccaAAACAATGAGCCCCTCAACTCCTCAAAACTTGCAACTAGATTAAACATCGCAACACTATTATGCCGTAAGGAACACAGAGAACAAGACAGAGAGGGAGAAGCGAGATAAACCGAGTGTGTCTGAATGTAGATGGTCTCTATAACGTAAAAGCATGTGGAGATGTTTACAGTAAACAAAACATGATAATCCCACCTGTGTTGAATAAACTCCTACATTTGCATAAAAAGCCTAAACGCTACCCACCACAAACACCTCAACGCCATAATTTAACTCTTTCTACACATCATAcacactctctctttctctctttctaaatTAAAAGGGAACATGCATTCCTATATTATATAGCTATGCCTACGCATAGAAGATCAACAGCAGGAGTATGCAAGTATGAAGAAGCTCTCCATATATCATACCATCTGATCTACGATGAGGATGTTTCAGCCATCGTACTTACCTTCTCCAACAGCCCTTTCATTTCACCCTCCAAGTTGGATTTCATCTCCCCCGACATTTTACCACTGGACTTCTCTAGCATACAAGTCATCATCTCTAGTTTCTGCTTGATGAAATTGAGTTGTGATTTCTCTCCTCCTGCAGATGGGTTGGCAGGTGCCTTGCCTGCCTTTTTGTTTGGGGGGTGATGTTTTTTATCAGGAGTCCTCCTGGAGGTGCTGGATGATGGATACCGGAGCCTATATGTGACTTGCTCGGCTCCAAAGGGACTGGCCTTTTGTGAACCATTGAAGGCTTCTTCCGCATctgagcttcttgaaaacacGACCCGAGCACAGAAAGAATCATACAGTATCTCTGTTTCTGACTCATTCAGAGTCCCAAACCtcgaaaatattttaatgaggTCATCTTTTGAGGGTAAGGAGATCCCAGGTCCAAATGACAAGAGAAGTGTAGCGGATTCAACCTTTTTGTCCTTGTCTTTGTGTTTTGTCTTCGTATCTGACTTTCCAGCAGCAGCTTGCTTGAGTTCTGGGCCATCTGGCTCTGCTGTTTCATTCTTTCTACTCCTGCGGGCTTGCTTAGATGAGTTGTGGTCATTCTGTTTTAGGTCTTCTCTTGATGACCCAGTTTCAGATTCTTGACGTTTTCTCTTTCTACCAGGTCCATGTTTGTTGAACATTTTGTAGTTGGAACCATCATGATAGATTGCACTTCTGAATGCAGACAGAAATCCACTGATCTTATCAACAGATTTGTTTTCCCTCAGATAGAAGGGATTAAGGGCTGCAGATCGGATTCCAGATAGAACTTCTTGCAATGATATGCGGATTTCCTTCAGGTCAATAACCTTGTTCCGATTTTGTTTTGGTGTCTGAAGTTCTTTACTGTCTTTGTTCTGATAGGTCGTCTCACTACTACACTTCAAAATTGTAGGGGACCCAACAGATTGACCTGCAGCCCTGGAGCTCCGCTCTCCCTTACCAGCAACATTCGAAACTTCTAGGAATTCTGTCTTTGAGTCACCCATTGAGCCAGAATTTCTATGCATCCGTATCACATTTGTATATGGTGGGCACAAATATTTGCTCTTCTTCCTTTCCCGTGAAACAGAGGTCTGCTCACTTTCTTCAGGAAGCCtgccaccatcattttcaacaCTGAggcctttcttcttcctttcccTTGACACAGGACTGTTCTCACTCTCTCTTTTGCCTTCACTGCCATCACTTTCAACACTTACAGCCCTATCCTCCGAAGTTACAGGAGATCCTGAAAGCCTGGACTTCTTTCTCCTCGCTCGTGGAGAAGCCAAATTACTATTGACAGCATGACTTTCAGCTTCATTACcacctttttttctccttttcttctcaGATGCTGTAGCCAATTTGACAGAGTTTATATCTTCTTTGCCCATATCTGTCTCTTCATTCTTGGGCTCAACATCACCATTCCCTCTCATAATTTCAGCCATGCTTTTCTGCTTCCTTCTTTGATACAACTTATCCTCTGAACCTGTGGCTTTGTGCAATAAAGTTCGGCTGGTTTTCCCAAAACTAGGTGAAACAGGCATTGAAAGCCAGTCATCCTCACATGGGCCTTGGATTGGGACTTCTACTGGACCACCTAAATCAGAGGTTTTGGTTACACCATTTCCAACTTTTTCTTCAAGGCCTGCAATTTCCTGGGGCTCATGGTACACAGCCAGTTGATGATGTGGGCCTTTTGAACGACAAAAGGCTGACATCTGGCTCTTAAGAACTGAAAACTCAAGCATACTGGTAACAGAAACAACCTGGCCAATACATTTCAAACCTGAAAGAAATTCTGCTGGTTCAAAATGAGCAACAGAAAATTTTCTGATGCCACCCTCGGGCATGACAGCCCCTTCCTTGACACCTGCATTCACTGTCAATGGTCTAGAAAGCCCAATCCTAATTTCTTTTGGGGTACAAGAGCAAGTCATCTCTAACTCTACATGTCTACCAATCTCAGCCAGTGCCTCTTCCACAGCTTTGAGAAAGCTCCTTGAGTTACTTTGCTTGGACATCTCTATGAAATTCTCCTCAAAAGGTTTCAACTGTGATGGGTAGCACCAAGCAAATGTGCCATCTCCAAAGTATGCCACAAGAAGACGATCCCTTTGGCTATATTTTGTGGCATGTTTTGAAGCATCTTTCGGATCATATATCTGCCCAGGCCACCATGGGTGACTCTTTATTTTACCCCACACAAAGTCACCCACAGAGTACTGATATTCTCCATCACCCATATCTTCATCAACTTCTCCATTCTTGTCCCCCATCAGTTCAGGGTTGGAACCATCCATCTCTTTGATTTTCTCACCTGGGTTTCCCTCATTTTCATGCATTGACCCATCCTTATCTCCATATCCACTTTTCTTACCCAGATTTTGCCCCTTTTTGGAGTCGATTTTTGATGAGCGCCCCTCTTTGCTTGAAGAAGATCCGTGAACTTCCACAACAAGTGAAATGCCATTATCATGGCAATCCACCTTCCCACCTGAAGCATCCCCACTCAATCCAAGGGAACCATCTTTTGGCGCCATTCTCGCATCAACATTTTCCTCATTGTGGTCGACTCCCAAAACAGAATCCACTCCCTCTTTCTCACTTTCTTTGGTAACCGAGCATGACACGACGTCTTCTTTATCACCAAATGAGATATCCTCATTTCCTTCCCCGAATATTCTCTTGATCGAAACCTCAGTCTCAACTTCCGGTGTGGTAACAGAAACCCTAACTCCATTTTCTTGGCGTCCCGAACCGGAAATCAGAGAAATTTCTTTTAGGGCTTTTTCTTTTGGTGCTTGGGGTTTATCCGGTCCTGATACACCACAACTCTCAGATACGATTTGCATAGTTTCCATGCTGGAAAGCTAttagattttcttttgttatctGGAGAGAAATAAACCGCCGCAGATTTCACAactggaaaggaaaaaaacgaaaggaaacaaaaacagAAACATCAATCAAATCGCATCCTAGGGTTTTAGTTCTCACAACGAACCAtccaataaaattgaataaacaaTCAATAACAACAAcagaaaagataaaagaaagtaataaataaaGCGATAAAAGATAATCCAACAATCATAGATTTAAGGGTTAACGTTGACTGGAGAGTGAGAGAACCTGAACAAGACCAAACTCAAAACCACGGACTTCATGCCCATGCTTCATCCATGCCAACTTCCCAAATCTACGAGTTcgtaacaaaaaaacaaaaacagggATGATAAGCAATAGGtagtagagagagaaatgaatTTTCTCGAGAAACGAACAGACCCTTTTCGCTTTAGGGtttgagaaaattaataatcGTGGCATAATGAATACGCCAGAAACGGGTCCATATTGAAAACGATTTTTCAGGCGGTGAGAGTGAGACGTGTTGTTCTTTTTCCGTCCTTTTTTGAACggttattttcatgtttttaccACTCTATTATTCTTCTGGCTGTCTGTATTTTTCATCTACTCGCTGTCTTGCTCTAGCCACGTGTCTGTATATTATTGCGATTGGAACGTGTCATTTATCCCTAGCGAGTATCACGGTTTTCATCAACGCAGTTCAGGGAGCTGTTTTCAAAACCGAGGAAGGTGTAAAGTGGAAAGCACAGAATCTCATTAAGCATTAACACAGCGGCTAAGGATTTGTTTggatccaaatttttttaaagttagaaACGCTCGATATTCTCTGGTGTAAGGACTGGGTTCGTTgccttttaactttttgttcTTGCAAGGGAAGATCAGAGGTAGACAAAAACCACAAAATAAGGGGAAAGATTAGAAATTCAAGGGCACAGGAGAAAACTTTTAAGACCCAAACGAACCCTAAATGAGTGTTTATCCACTTGGGTAAGTTGGGCCTGACTCAAACGTaacaaaacgacgtcgttttccATAATCATGATGTGGAGCACCGTCCTGGAATATTGTCTGCCGACCCAAAAGCAGCTCTGTTGCTGCCAGGTTTTTGTTGTTGAAAGGATATTTTGGACTTTTG
Above is a genomic segment from Vitis riparia cultivar Riparia Gloire de Montpellier isolate 1030 chromosome 14, EGFV_Vit.rip_1.0, whole genome shotgun sequence containing:
- the LOC117929455 gene encoding universal stress protein A-like protein, whose protein sequence is MESEPTRIMIAVNESSIKGYPHPSISSKRAFEWTLQKIVRSNTSAFKLLFLHVHVPDEDGFDDMDSIYASPEDFKNLERRDKARGLQLLEHFVKSSHEFGVSCGAWIKKGDPKEVICHEVKRIQPDLLVVGCRGLGPFQRVFVGTVSEFCVKHAECPVITIKRRPDEIPQDPVDD
- the LOC117929454 gene encoding uncharacterized protein LOC117929454, which translates into the protein METMQIVSESCGVSGPDKPQAPKEKALKEISLISGSGRQENGVRVSVTTPEVETEVSIKRIFGEGNEDISFGDKEDVVSCSVTKESEKEGVDSVLGVDHNEENVDARMAPKDGSLGLSGDASGGKVDCHDNGISLVVEVHGSSSSKEGRSSKIDSKKGQNLGKKSGYGDKDGSMHENEGNPGEKIKEMDGSNPELMGDKNGEVDEDMGDGEYQYSVGDFVWGKIKSHPWWPGQIYDPKDASKHATKYSQRDRLLVAYFGDGTFAWCYPSQLKPFEENFIEMSKQSNSRSFLKAVEEALAEIGRHVELEMTCSCTPKEIRIGLSRPLTVNAGVKEGAVMPEGGIRKFSVAHFEPAEFLSGLKCIGQVVSVTSMLEFSVLKSQMSAFCRSKGPHHQLAVYHEPQEIAGLEEKVGNGVTKTSDLGGPVEVPIQGPCEDDWLSMPVSPSFGKTSRTLLHKATGSEDKLYQRRKQKSMAEIMRGNGDVEPKNEETDMGKEDINSVKLATASEKKRRKKGGNEAESHAVNSNLASPRARRKKSRLSGSPVTSEDRAVSVESDGSEGKRESENSPVSRERKKKGLSVENDGGRLPEESEQTSVSRERKKSKYLCPPYTNVIRMHRNSGSMGDSKTEFLEVSNVAGKGERSSRAAGQSVGSPTILKCSSETTYQNKDSKELQTPKQNRNKVIDLKEIRISLQEVLSGIRSAALNPFYLRENKSVDKISGFLSAFRSAIYHDGSNYKMFNKHGPGRKRKRQESETGSSREDLKQNDHNSSKQARRSRKNETAEPDGPELKQAAAGKSDTKTKHKDKDKKVESATLLLSFGPGISLPSKDDLIKIFSRFGTLNESETEILYDSFCARVVFSRSSDAEEAFNGSQKASPFGAEQVTYRLRYPSSSTSRRTPDKKHHPPNKKAGKAPANPSAGGEKSQLNFIKQKLEMMTCMLEKSSGKMSGEMKSNLEGEMKGLLEKVSTMAETSSS